Proteins encoded by one window of Mariniplasma anaerobium:
- the rpoZ gene encoding DNA-directed RNA polymerase subunit omega, translating to MQKNKDGMRYPSIDKLLEKIDSKYKLVYAASRVARIIEDESLVVDNAQCVKSIGIGLEEILDGKVKIEFES from the coding sequence ATGCAAAAGAATAAAGACGGTATGAGATATCCATCGATTGATAAACTTTTAGAAAAAATTGATTCAAAATACAAATTAGTATATGCTGCAAGTCGTGTAGCTAGAATCATTGAAGATGAAAGTTTAGTTGTAGATAATGCGCAATGTGTTAAAAGTATTGGCATCGGACTTGAAGAAATATTAGATGGTAAAGTTAAAATAGAGTTTGAATCGTAA
- the gmk gene encoding guanylate kinase yields MKLNERGLLVVLSGPSGVGKGTVRKALFQMPNHDLVYSVSMTTRAPRDGEIDGVDYYFVSKEEFLKRIKENRFLEWAEFVGQYYGTPKDKIEEQLDKGKEVVLEIEVEGALQVRKQMKDAVFIFLVPPGKKALYDRLKNRGTEALEVVQQRMAKAESEFLLAHKYDYIVVNDEVNNAADRVMAIIRAEHAKTARTIHNYLKMIGE; encoded by the coding sequence ATGAAACTCAATGAACGTGGATTGTTAGTTGTCCTTTCTGGGCCTTCTGGCGTCGGTAAAGGTACAGTTAGAAAAGCTTTGTTTCAAATGCCTAATCATGACTTAGTTTACTCAGTTTCAATGACAACTAGAGCACCAAGAGATGGAGAAATTGATGGCGTTGACTATTATTTTGTTTCAAAAGAAGAGTTTTTAAAACGCATTAAAGAAAACAGGTTTTTAGAATGGGCAGAATTTGTAGGCCAATATTATGGTACACCAAAAGATAAAATAGAAGAACAACTGGATAAAGGAAAAGAAGTTGTTTTAGAAATTGAAGTTGAAGGTGCTTTACAAGTTCGTAAACAAATGAAAGATGCTGTATTTATTTTCTTGGTTCCACCAGGGAAAAAAGCGCTATATGATCGATTAAAAAATAGAGGGACAGAAGCTTTAGAAGTTGTCCAACAAAGAATGGCAAAAGCAGAATCAGAGTTTTTGCTTGCTCATAAATATGATTACATTGTTGTTAATGATGAAGTAAATAATGCTGCAGATAGAGTCATGGCGATTATACGTGCAGAGCATGCTAAGACCGCAAGAACTATTCATAATTATTTAAAGATGATAGGAGAATAA
- a CDS encoding Rqc2 family fibronectin-binding protein, whose translation MIIDGVFIKYLIKELNINLEKSRLEKIYLSSETTFVMQFYHQGKKHKCVIDLNPSTFSAYITQKPLTSTTNSQFLMTLKKQLEGGILNSITQYLTDRVLIFDFTLFDFIDGPVNKSLIFEAMGKHSNLLLVKNDVLVDTYKKMFFETGRQLIPGANFEFFPTDKKVFDHIDYNTLDNPKMLTKSYMGISLKLASFLFEKQLQISDLVLNPTKDITLNNGYFMDIFPSDHEKKTYETLSDLLDDQKIVNKQFRQSYHLFIEKHLKKLLNKKEQLEKALNDSKEQLKNKDKADYIYQSQIDLHTKQSTLEIYGMTIVLDSQKTLNENAQKFYKSYHKAKRGLVHISQQIKQNNILIDLFESFKTYIDIASEKDIKDIENELIPYGYKAKKQNINKKQKHTPNILTVKDDQATYLVGKNNIQNEYVTHELARSEDYFFHVRGAPGSHVIVKTNNLNEFVIRKASMLAAYYSSLKLSSSIPVDYTLVKYIKKIPRVPGYKVLIKNQKTMFIDIDQEKIETYIK comes from the coding sequence ATGATCATAGATGGTGTATTTATTAAATATTTGATAAAGGAACTTAATATAAATTTAGAAAAGTCACGATTAGAAAAAATATATTTATCTAGCGAGACAACTTTTGTTATGCAATTTTATCATCAAGGAAAAAAACATAAATGTGTAATTGATTTAAACCCAAGTACTTTTTCTGCATATATAACACAAAAACCTTTAACATCAACAACAAATTCTCAATTTTTAATGACTCTTAAAAAACAATTAGAAGGTGGAATTCTTAATTCTATAACACAATATTTAACTGATAGAGTCTTAATATTTGATTTTACACTTTTTGATTTTATTGATGGCCCAGTAAATAAGTCATTAATTTTCGAAGCGATGGGCAAACATTCCAATCTTCTTCTTGTTAAAAATGATGTCTTGGTCGACACTTATAAAAAAATGTTTTTTGAAACAGGTAGACAATTAATCCCTGGTGCAAACTTTGAATTCTTCCCAACTGATAAAAAAGTTTTTGATCATATTGACTATAACACACTTGATAATCCTAAAATGCTAACTAAATCTTATATGGGCATATCTTTAAAACTTGCAAGCTTTCTATTTGAAAAGCAATTACAAATTTCTGATTTAGTTTTAAACCCCACTAAAGACATAACCTTAAATAATGGCTACTTCATGGATATCTTTCCTAGTGATCATGAAAAGAAGACTTATGAAACTTTATCTGACTTATTAGATGACCAAAAAATTGTAAATAAACAATTTAGACAATCATATCATCTATTTATAGAAAAACACTTAAAAAAACTTTTAAATAAAAAGGAACAATTAGAAAAAGCTCTTAATGACTCTAAAGAACAGTTGAAAAATAAAGATAAGGCAGATTATATTTATCAAAGTCAAATAGATTTACATACAAAACAATCGACTCTTGAAATATATGGTATGACAATTGTATTAGACTCTCAAAAAACTTTAAATGAAAATGCACAAAAGTTTTATAAATCATATCATAAAGCTAAACGTGGACTCGTCCATATCAGTCAACAAATTAAACAAAATAATATACTAATTGATCTCTTTGAATCTTTTAAAACATATATAGATATCGCATCAGAAAAGGATATTAAAGATATCGAAAATGAACTAATCCCCTATGGATATAAAGCTAAAAAACAAAACATAAATAAGAAACAAAAACATACACCTAATATATTGACTGTAAAAGATGATCAAGCTACTTACTTAGTTGGTAAAAATAATATACAAAATGAATATGTAACACATGAACTAGCTAGATCTGAAGATTATTTTTTCCATGTTAGAGGAGCTCCAGGTAGTCATGTGATTGTTAAAACAAATAACTTAAATGAGTTTGTTATTAGAAAAGCTTCTATGTTAGCAGCTTATTATTCAAGTTTAAAGCTTTCTTCTAGTATTCCAGTTGACTATACACTAGTTAAATATATTAAAAAGATTCCAAGAGTACCTGGCTACAAAGTACTTATTAAAAACCAAAAAACTATGTTTATCGATATTGATCAAGAAAAAATAGAAACTTATATAAAATAA
- a CDS encoding superoxide dismutase, whose protein sequence is MKFELPKLNYAYDALEPFIDARTMEIHYTKHHQGYTNKLNAALEKYPELDTPLEKLLADLTLVPQDIRGAVQNNGGGFFNHRLFWTILKVNNGQKPSGALAKAIDEAFGSFDAFKETFANAAATRFGSGWAWLIVTEDGLKVVSTPNQDTPLAQGTPVLALDVWEHAYYLNYQNRRPDYISAFFNVVNWDKVATLYKEAL, encoded by the coding sequence ATGAAATTCGAATTACCAAAATTAAATTATGCATATGATGCATTAGAACCATTTATCGATGCTAGAACTATGGAAATCCATTATACAAAGCATCATCAAGGCTATACTAACAAATTAAATGCGGCTTTAGAAAAATATCCAGAATTAGACACACCACTTGAAAAACTATTAGCTGATTTAACACTAGTACCACAAGACATTAGAGGTGCAGTACAAAATAATGGTGGTGGATTTTTTAATCACAGATTATTCTGGACAATCTTAAAAGTAAACAATGGTCAAAAACCAAGTGGAGCTCTAGCTAAGGCTATTGATGAAGCATTTGGATCATTTGATGCATTTAAAGAAACTTTCGCAAATGCAGCAGCAACTCGTTTTGGTAGTGGATGGGCTTGGCTTATCGTTACAGAAGATGGCTTAAAAGTTGTCTCTACACCAAATCAAGATACACCACTTGCTCAAGGAACACCGGTTTTAGCTTTAGACGTATGGGAACATGCTTATTACTTAAATTATCAAAACCGTCGTCCTGATTATATTTCTGCATTCTTCAATGTAGTAAATTGGGATAAAGTAGCAACTTTATATAAAGAAGCTCTATAA
- a CDS encoding cation:proton antiporter has protein sequence MVDIYIFLFYLAITLLAGFVFGKLAELIKIPEITGYIIAGVLLGPSVFNIVGVEAVNSFDIITNFVLGIIAYQIGTELWIPKVKKSGKSILTITSVQALATALIVFLFIYLIDGRLWLALTLSAIATATAPAPIMVIVKKLRAKGPVTDTVIPVVGIDDMFGVIIFGLFTSIAVATIGNGNLSLENALIEPLIEVFLSIAVGSVFGLVLGAISKFFVYKLPKRDKYIAYLVFSLSSVLIAVYIAHTYSLSMILTPMMIGMVFTNFIKKEPFEIQGAALSNFSGPLIIVFFTLAGAQLSLSVLKSAGLVAVLYIVFRSIGKIGGAYLGAVMAKSPKVVKNNTGFCLLSQGGVEIGMLVAVSSIFPAEQAIFIKTVVLAGILFFEIVGPIVFKYTIEKIGESNEPKEVVITDVSQLEGSK, from the coding sequence ATGGTTGATATTTACATATTTTTATTTTATTTAGCGATTACTTTATTAGCAGGATTTGTTTTTGGGAAACTTGCTGAATTAATAAAAATTCCAGAAATTACAGGGTACATTATTGCAGGGGTTTTATTAGGACCTTCTGTATTTAATATTGTTGGGGTTGAAGCAGTTAATAGTTTTGATATCATAACTAATTTTGTATTAGGTATTATTGCATATCAAATTGGTACTGAATTATGGATACCAAAGGTTAAAAAAAGCGGGAAATCAATTTTAACAATTACATCTGTTCAAGCATTGGCTACAGCATTAATCGTGTTTTTATTTATTTACTTAATTGATGGTAGATTATGGTTAGCTCTTACGCTTTCAGCAATTGCAACAGCAACTGCACCAGCACCAATCATGGTTATCGTTAAAAAATTACGAGCTAAAGGTCCTGTTACAGATACTGTTATTCCAGTTGTTGGTATTGATGATATGTTTGGGGTTATTATCTTTGGATTATTCACCTCTATTGCAGTAGCAACTATTGGTAATGGGAATTTAAGTTTAGAAAATGCGTTAATAGAACCGTTAATTGAAGTGTTCTTATCTATTGCAGTAGGTTCAGTATTTGGACTAGTATTAGGCGCAATATCAAAATTCTTTGTTTATAAACTTCCAAAAAGAGACAAATATATTGCATATCTAGTATTTTCATTATCTAGTGTTTTAATTGCAGTTTATATTGCACATACATATAGCTTATCAATGATTTTAACACCTATGATGATTGGTATGGTATTTACAAACTTTATTAAAAAAGAACCATTTGAAATTCAAGGTGCTGCATTATCAAACTTTAGTGGACCATTAATCATTGTATTCTTTACACTTGCAGGAGCACAATTATCATTATCTGTTTTAAAAAGCGCAGGTTTAGTTGCAGTTCTTTATATAGTTTTTAGAAGTATTGGTAAAATTGGTGGTGCTTATTTAGGTGCTGTTATGGCTAAGTCACCAAAAGTTGTTAAAAATAATACAGGGTTTTGTTTACTTTCTCAAGGTGGGGTTGAAATTGGTATGTTAGTTGCCGTTTCATCAATATTCCCTGCAGAGCAAGCAATTTTCATTAAAACAGTTGTTTTAGCTGGTATTCTATTCTTTGAAATTGTTGGTCCAATTGTTTTTAAATATACAATTGAAAAAATTGGGGAATCCAATGAGCCTAAAGAAGTCGTTATTACAGATGTATCACAACTAGAAGGTTCAAAATAA
- the hpf gene encoding ribosome hibernation-promoting factor, HPF/YfiA family, whose protein sequence is MKFEILGKNGFVPTNAIKDYAEKRFTKVISFFGPEVVDEIRVVCKVYKDHHKVEVNVFAKKTIVRAEVSDKDMYSAIDRANDKLVSQIRRYKDKLKNHLEKEGIRQAYSNEFDAEQLEKDILAAQLVKNKKIDLQPMTAQEAISAMELSGHGFYVFLDRETRKTNVVYRRDDGDFAIIETQPI, encoded by the coding sequence ATGAAATTCGAAATTTTAGGAAAAAATGGATTCGTTCCAACAAATGCAATTAAAGATTACGCTGAAAAAAGATTTACTAAAGTAATATCCTTTTTTGGTCCAGAAGTAGTTGATGAGATCAGAGTTGTATGTAAAGTATACAAAGATCATCACAAAGTTGAAGTAAATGTATTTGCGAAAAAGACTATCGTAAGAGCTGAGGTTTCTGATAAAGATATGTATTCAGCAATCGATAGAGCAAATGATAAGTTAGTTTCACAAATAAGAAGATATAAAGATAAACTTAAAAATCATCTGGAAAAAGAAGGAATCAGACAAGCTTATTCAAACGAATTTGATGCTGAGCAATTAGAAAAAGATATTTTAGCAGCTCAGCTTGTTAAAAATAAAAAAATTGATTTACAACCAATGACAGCACAAGAAGCTATTTCAGCAATGGAATTATCAGGACACGGCTTTTATGTGTTTCTAGATCGCGAAACTAGAAAGACTAATGTTGTTTATAGAAGAGATGATGGAGATTTTGCCATCATAGAAACACAACCTATTTAA
- the fusA gene encoding elongation factor G, producing MKEYTTKEIRNIAILGHQGTGKTSMSESLLFVSGGIEKKGEVERKNTVSDYLVEEQNKQTSLSLSLIPAEWKNYKLNFLDVPGSDEFVGDLNQALEVVKGAIILIDASKGVEVGTERVWNEVRKRHIPAILFINKMDKENVKFEKVLEEIREKLGKKAVPFAWPIGHEENFEGFVNVVDMNARIYDGDVCKDAEIWEEKRPKIDELHNLIIESVAETSEELLELYLSGEEIPDEKIKQTLHKSVIEGELTPVIVGSATKTIGIETLLNMLIDYLPAPDELAPLTAIDQKTKEEVTRLTHDDEPFSAYVYKTVVDPFLGTVNLVKINSGILTSGQEIVIPNTQQQKKISNLSAISGKNLIEQTTFHAGDMCAIAKMDGIETGFTLSDPKNEIMYEPVKQPTPVIYIAVHPKNKNDEDKISMALHRINIEDPTFEILRNKETAQLLLGGQGMTHLNYVLERMKNMFKVEVDVQDQKIVYRETIKKQVEAEGKHKKQSGGAGQFGHVKIRFEPSKELFVFKEEVFGGAVPRNYYPAVEKGLIETFEHGPLAGFPVINIKATLFDGSYHPVDSNELSFKLAASLAFKDAVKTCQPTILEPIVKVEVTVKDQYVGDVMGDMSKRRGHVIGMNQVEGFQVVVAEVPEAEIVSYAIDLKALTQGSGSFSREFVRYDEVPNQLIDKIVEAYKK from the coding sequence ATGAAGGAGTATACCACCAAAGAGATTCGCAACATAGCCATCTTAGGACACCAGGGAACTGGAAAAACAAGCATGTCAGAATCATTATTATTTGTTTCTGGCGGTATCGAAAAAAAGGGAGAAGTTGAAAGAAAAAACACTGTTTCTGATTATTTAGTTGAAGAACAAAATAAACAAACTAGTCTTTCTTTGAGTTTAATTCCAGCAGAATGGAAAAACTACAAACTTAATTTCTTAGACGTACCAGGCAGCGATGAATTTGTAGGAGATTTAAATCAAGCATTAGAAGTTGTTAAAGGCGCAATTATATTAATCGATGCATCAAAAGGTGTTGAAGTTGGTACTGAACGCGTTTGGAATGAAGTAAGAAAACGTCATATACCTGCAATACTTTTTATTAACAAAATGGATAAAGAAAATGTCAAGTTCGAAAAAGTATTAGAAGAAATAAGAGAAAAACTTGGTAAAAAAGCTGTACCATTTGCATGGCCAATTGGTCATGAAGAAAATTTTGAAGGTTTCGTAAATGTTGTTGATATGAATGCAAGAATTTATGATGGTGATGTATGTAAAGATGCAGAAATTTGGGAAGAAAAAAGACCTAAAATTGATGAACTACATAATCTAATCATAGAAAGTGTTGCTGAAACATCAGAAGAATTATTAGAACTTTATTTATCAGGCGAAGAAATTCCTGATGAAAAAATCAAACAAACACTACATAAGAGTGTTATTGAAGGCGAACTAACACCTGTAATTGTAGGTAGTGCTACAAAAACAATTGGTATTGAAACATTATTAAATATGTTAATTGATTATTTACCTGCACCAGATGAATTAGCACCTTTGACTGCTATAGATCAAAAAACTAAAGAAGAAGTAACACGTTTAACACATGATGATGAACCATTTTCAGCATATGTTTACAAAACAGTTGTTGATCCTTTCTTAGGCACAGTTAATTTAGTTAAAATTAATTCAGGTATTTTAACCTCTGGACAAGAAATTGTGATACCAAATACACAACAACAAAAAAAGATTTCAAATCTATCAGCAATTAGTGGAAAGAATCTTATTGAACAAACAACTTTCCATGCTGGCGATATGTGTGCAATTGCAAAAATGGATGGTATTGAAACAGGATTTACATTATCTGATCCAAAAAATGAAATCATGTATGAACCTGTTAAACAACCAACACCAGTTATTTATATTGCAGTACATCCAAAAAATAAAAATGATGAAGATAAAATTTCAATGGCACTTCATAGAATCAATATCGAAGATCCAACCTTTGAAATATTAAGAAATAAAGAAACAGCACAACTTTTATTAGGTGGTCAAGGAATGACCCACTTAAACTATGTTTTAGAACGTATGAAAAATATGTTTAAAGTTGAAGTTGATGTTCAAGATCAAAAAATCGTATATAGAGAAACAATTAAAAAGCAAGTTGAAGCAGAAGGTAAACATAAGAAACAATCAGGCGGCGCTGGTCAATTTGGTCATGTTAAAATCCGTTTTGAACCATCTAAAGAATTATTCGTATTTAAAGAAGAAGTATTTGGTGGTGCAGTTCCTCGTAATTACTACCCAGCTGTTGAAAAAGGGTTAATTGAAACATTTGAACATGGTCCTTTAGCAGGATTCCCTGTGATTAATATTAAAGCGACTTTATTTGATGGATCTTACCATCCAGTAGACTCAAATGAACTTTCATTTAAACTTGCAGCTTCTCTAGCTTTCAAAGATGCAGTTAAAACTTGCCAACCAACTATTTTAGAACCAATAGTCAAAGTCGAAGTTACAGTTAAAGACCAATACGTTGGTGATGTAATGGGCGATATGAGTAAACGTAGAGGTCATGTAATTGGTATGAACCAAGTTGAAGGATTCCAAGTTGTTGTAGCGGAAGTTCCAGAAGCTGAAATCGTATCTTACGCAATTGATTTAAAAGCTTTAACTCAAGGGTCAGGTTCTTTCTCACGTGAGTTTGTTAGATATGATGAAGTACCAAATCAACTTATAGATAAAATTGTAGAAGCATATAAAAAGTAA
- the yidD gene encoding membrane protein insertion efficiency factor YidD, with amino-acid sequence MNKNAIKLIEWYQKEISPNSNHKCRHTPTCSAYAKTSYERFNFFKASFLTTKRVLTCNPLFKPKYDPVPEKKVKKKSLKKNIENKSE; translated from the coding sequence ATGAATAAAAATGCAATTAAACTCATTGAGTGGTACCAAAAAGAAATATCTCCAAACAGTAATCACAAGTGTAGACACACCCCTACTTGTAGTGCTTATGCAAAAACTTCTTATGAACGCTTTAATTTTTTTAAAGCTTCTTTTTTGACTACAAAAAGAGTGCTTACTTGTAATCCTTTGTTTAAACCTAAATATGATCCAGTTCCTGAAAAAAAAGTGAAAAAGAAATCTCTCAAAAAGAATATAGAAAATAAAAGTGAATAG
- a CDS encoding V-type ATP synthase subunit D — translation MNNQVFPTKGNLMTIQKSNELAKKGYELMDRKRNILIREMMTLLDDVKLLRNEISDTFAKAYRALQEANITLGIVSDIAKSIPIDSGLSVTYRSVMGVEIPKVTHVSTPVKVTYGIGATNTKFDYAYKMFQKVRDLTVKLAEIDNATYRLANAIRKAQKRANALENVVIPRFQANIKYISEVLEEKEREAFIRQKMIKSQQDKKQSLE, via the coding sequence ATGAATAATCAAGTTTTTCCTACCAAAGGGAATTTGATGACAATTCAAAAGTCTAATGAATTAGCTAAAAAAGGTTATGAACTCATGGATAGAAAAAGAAATATATTAATTCGTGAAATGATGACTTTATTAGATGATGTCAAATTATTGAGAAATGAGATTTCTGATACATTTGCCAAAGCTTATAGAGCACTACAAGAAGCTAATATTACTTTGGGTATTGTTTCTGATATTGCAAAATCGATACCAATTGATTCAGGATTAAGTGTCACTTATCGATCAGTGATGGGTGTGGAAATTCCTAAAGTAACTCACGTGTCTACACCAGTTAAAGTCACTTATGGTATTGGAGCTACAAATACAAAGTTTGACTATGCATATAAAATGTTCCAAAAGGTTCGGGATTTAACTGTAAAATTAGCGGAAATTGATAACGCGACGTATAGATTAGCTAATGCAATTAGAAAAGCACAAAAAAGAGCTAATGCATTAGAAAATGTCGTTATTCCAAGATTTCAAGCAAATATTAAATATATTTCAGAGGTTTTAGAAGAAAAAGAACGCGAGGCATTTATTAGACAAAAAATGATAAAGAGCCAACAAGATAAGAAACAATCATTAGAATAA